In the Leptolyngbya sp. FACHB-261 genome, one interval contains:
- a CDS encoding alpha/beta fold hydrolase, translated as MMLSDALAGQAVQLRQGVVLQVSHSPGCSPALVFLHGGLGNRFNWRSQYEFAQAQGWEALAYDLAGHGQSSAYRRYSLGRHQRDLSLLLQRFDIRAPVLCCHSYGVPLGLEWAHRHSVSALIVIGGGTHDLDPWWEVPLIKFLAWGGRYLYYLPSVQKLTNRLSSPYHHSVMERFFAESPLPTQRAPYTALQIFWGYNFFRRHLEPLNSQVPVLVISGDQDPMFMPAMGASLASLFPQGKHLNVANAGHLVMAEQPEIINQAIAEVVQSVVKV; from the coding sequence ATGATGTTAAGTGATGCCTTAGCTGGTCAAGCAGTTCAGCTGCGTCAGGGCGTGGTCCTTCAGGTTAGCCACAGTCCAGGCTGCTCTCCAGCACTTGTTTTTCTGCATGGAGGGCTGGGCAACCGCTTCAACTGGCGCTCTCAATACGAGTTTGCCCAAGCCCAGGGCTGGGAAGCTCTGGCTTACGACCTAGCAGGACACGGCCAGTCCAGTGCCTACCGCCGCTATTCCCTAGGACGGCACCAGCGGGACCTGAGCCTCCTCCTACAGCGCTTTGACATTCGGGCCCCGGTTCTCTGTTGCCATAGCTATGGCGTGCCTCTAGGTCTGGAGTGGGCACATCGCCACAGTGTGAGCGCTTTGATTGTGATTGGTGGCGGTACCCATGACCTCGATCCTTGGTGGGAGGTACCGCTAATAAAATTTCTAGCTTGGGGCGGTCGGTATCTTTATTACCTGCCAAGTGTGCAAAAGCTGACCAATCGTCTGTCTAGCCCTTATCACCACAGCGTGATGGAGCGTTTTTTTGCCGAGAGTCCACTTCCTACCCAGCGTGCGCCTTATACAGCACTACAGATTTTTTGGGGTTACAACTTTTTTAGACGTCATCTAGAGCCACTCAATTCTCAGGTGCCCGTTTTAGTGATTAGTGGTGATCAAGATCCAATGTTTATGCCCGCAATGGGAGCAAGTTTAGCTTCGCTATTTCCCCAGGGTAAACATCTCAATGTTGCTAATGCTGGACATTTAGTAATGGCTGAGCAGCCCGAAATCATTAATCAGGCGATTGCTGAGGTAGTTCAGTCGGTTGTCAAAGTTTAG
- a CDS encoding HhoA/HhoB/HtrA family serine endopeptidase, producing the protein MKTIQPSREVNDVERKFPWKQSTICLSMLVVGAGAALIGDRLLLQNSEPASAPISQLSQAPTPVAQRAALPLTADSNFVVAAVEKVGPAVVRIDSARTVESQGPSAFNDPFRQFFGSNGSEQPSRQVERGTGSGFITHSDGTILTNAHVVDRADTVMVTLKDGRRFKGTVLGKDPVTDVAVVKIQANNLPSVSLGRSEQLRPGEWAIAIGNPLGLDNTVTTGIISATGRSSNQVGISDKRVNFIQTDAAINPGNSGGPLLNAQGEVIGMNTAIIRGAQGLGFAIPIAKAEQIAEQLIAKGKVEHPYLGIQMLALTPEVKENLNSDPNSAITVEEDQGILVVRVAPGSPAAKAGLRAGDVIQKINGQSVADADAVQQQVEASSVGGNLQMELRRNGQTLNLGVRPGAFPHQLEQ; encoded by the coding sequence ATGAAAACCATTCAGCCTAGTCGTGAAGTGAACGACGTTGAACGCAAGTTTCCCTGGAAGCAATCAACGATTTGTCTATCAATGCTTGTGGTTGGTGCAGGAGCAGCACTAATCGGTGATCGCTTGCTGCTCCAGAATTCAGAGCCAGCCTCAGCTCCCATTTCTCAGCTCTCCCAGGCACCCACACCAGTGGCCCAGCGTGCTGCCCTGCCGCTGACTGCAGACTCCAATTTTGTAGTCGCAGCTGTTGAGAAGGTGGGACCAGCTGTGGTGCGTATTGATTCTGCTCGCACTGTAGAAAGCCAGGGACCTAGTGCTTTCAATGACCCTTTTAGACAGTTTTTTGGATCGAATGGGTCAGAACAGCCGTCCCGACAGGTTGAGCGGGGAACTGGCTCAGGTTTCATTACCCACTCGGATGGCACCATTTTGACCAATGCCCATGTGGTCGATCGTGCTGACACAGTTATGGTGACTTTGAAAGATGGGCGTCGCTTCAAAGGCACAGTCCTAGGCAAAGATCCGGTCACCGATGTTGCGGTGGTCAAGATTCAGGCCAACAATTTGCCAAGTGTTAGCCTGGGCCGCTCTGAGCAATTACGACCAGGGGAATGGGCCATTGCCATTGGTAATCCACTAGGCTTAGACAATACGGTTACCACTGGCATCATCAGCGCTACCGGTCGCTCCAGCAACCAGGTTGGCATCAGCGATAAGCGAGTGAACTTTATTCAGACCGATGCCGCAATTAACCCTGGCAACTCGGGTGGTCCCTTGCTGAACGCACAGGGCGAAGTGATTGGCATGAACACGGCAATTATCAGGGGGGCTCAAGGCTTAGGCTTTGCAATTCCGATTGCTAAAGCTGAGCAAATTGCCGAGCAACTGATTGCCAAGGGCAAAGTTGAACATCCCTATCTGGGTATTCAGATGTTGGCGCTTACCCCTGAAGTTAAAGAGAACCTCAACAGCGACCCCAACAGTGCCATTACGGTTGAAGAAGACCAGGGCATTCTAGTTGTGCGGGTTGCCCCTGGTTCACCGGCGGCAAAAGCTGGCTTGCGGGCAGGAGATGTCATTCAAAAGATCAACGGTCAAAGTGTCGCGGACGCTGATGCTGTGCAACAGCAGGTTGAGGCCAGTTCTGTAGGCGGTAACCTACAGATGGAGCTGCGGCGCAACGGTCAAACGCTCAATTTAGGTGTGCGGCCTGGGGCCTTTCCTCATCAGCTTGAACAATAG
- a CDS encoding histone deacetylase, with product MPLPIIYHTDYVAALPAGHRFPMTKFRLLYELLLADGVAQSNQFWQPERASQAWLEQVHAADYVQAFCEGSLDPKAQRRIGLPWSPALVQRTCIAVGGTVLTAQLALAHGLACNTAGGTHHAFPSYGSGFCIFNDLAVATRVLQALGLVQRVLIVDLDVHQGDGTAFIFQDDPTVFTFSMHCQVNFPGTKQQSSLDVPLPEGLEDDAYLQTLAAYLPDLLSEFKPDLVLYDAGVDPHIGDRLGKLALTDSGIFRRDMQVLSTCIGQGYPVASVIGGGYADDLRSLAYRHSLLHRAAAEVYCQRRL from the coding sequence ATGCCCTTGCCGATTATCTATCACACGGACTACGTTGCCGCTCTACCAGCAGGCCATCGCTTTCCGATGACAAAATTTCGCTTGCTTTATGAGTTGCTTCTAGCCGATGGTGTGGCTCAGAGCAATCAGTTTTGGCAGCCGGAGCGAGCTTCTCAAGCCTGGTTAGAGCAAGTTCACGCAGCAGATTACGTGCAGGCATTTTGTGAAGGCAGCCTCGACCCTAAAGCTCAACGCCGGATTGGGTTGCCCTGGAGCCCGGCCTTAGTTCAGCGAACCTGCATTGCGGTAGGCGGAACGGTGCTGACGGCTCAGTTGGCTCTGGCTCACGGCTTGGCTTGCAATACAGCGGGCGGCACCCATCATGCCTTTCCCAGCTACGGCTCGGGCTTTTGCATTTTTAACGACTTGGCCGTGGCGACGCGGGTTCTACAAGCGCTGGGCTTAGTGCAACGGGTGCTGATTGTCGACCTCGATGTGCACCAGGGGGACGGCACCGCCTTCATTTTTCAAGATGACCCCACTGTGTTTACCTTCTCAATGCACTGTCAGGTTAATTTTCCGGGTACGAAGCAGCAAAGCAGTCTAGACGTCCCTCTGCCGGAAGGGCTGGAGGATGATGCCTACCTGCAGACCCTGGCTGCCTACTTGCCTGATTTACTGTCAGAGTTCAAGCCTGATCTGGTGCTTTACGATGCTGGCGTCGATCCCCATATTGGTGACCGATTGGGCAAATTAGCTTTGACCGATAGCGGCATTTTTCGTCGAGATATGCAGGTCTTGAGCACCTGTATTGGTCAGGGATACCCAGTTGCTAGTGTGATTGGCGGTGGCTACGCCGATGACCTTAGGTCTCTGGCCTACCGTCATTCGCTGCTCCACCGCGCGGCGGCTGAAGTGTACTGCCAGCGCCGGCTTTAG
- a CDS encoding hybrid sensor histidine kinase/response regulator has protein sequence MSNVADDKSIILIVDDNSTNLGVLFDFLSDSGFKILVAQDGESAIEQISYVKPDIILLDVIMPGIDGFETCRRLKASDSTRDIPIIFMTALSQTMDKVKGFEVGAVDYVTKPIEHEEVLARINTHITIENLKQCLQANNDSLQQEINERKRIEEALRVLLHAVSHDLRNPVTGTLMVLKNLLKRGAKAEANPLDQDLIPVRRSVLERMIQGSERQLHLINSLLEAHANDVQGVVLHCTQVQLSSLLQTLVADLEPLLVQNQATLINSTPDDLPPIEADPTQLWRVFENLITNALKHNPPGLQIKLNASLEDNCIRCTIEDSGIGLDPQQCQTLFDLYVRGSQARRSLGLGLGLYLCRQIVTAHGGQVGAISRPGAGATFWLTLPLAASVECQG, from the coding sequence ATGAGCAACGTAGCTGACGATAAAAGCATTATCCTGATTGTCGATGACAACTCGACAAATTTAGGAGTGCTTTTCGATTTTTTAAGTGATTCTGGTTTTAAGATTCTGGTGGCTCAAGACGGCGAGAGCGCTATTGAGCAGATCAGTTATGTCAAACCTGACATCATTCTGTTAGATGTGATTATGCCGGGTATCGACGGTTTTGAGACTTGCCGTCGGCTCAAAGCCAGTGATTCAACCCGAGATATTCCGATCATTTTCATGACGGCCCTATCTCAAACTATGGACAAGGTGAAAGGCTTTGAAGTAGGCGCTGTTGATTATGTTACTAAACCCATTGAACATGAGGAAGTCTTAGCTCGGATTAACACACATATAACGATTGAAAACTTGAAGCAATGCCTTCAGGCAAATAATGATTCGCTACAGCAGGAAATTAACGAGCGTAAGCGCATAGAGGAAGCGTTACGGGTTTTGCTGCATGCGGTTTCCCACGATCTGCGCAATCCAGTGACTGGAACCTTGATGGTGTTAAAAAATCTGCTCAAGCGTGGTGCGAAAGCAGAGGCCAATCCGCTAGACCAAGACCTAATTCCAGTGCGCCGGTCAGTTTTAGAGCGGATGATCCAGGGCAGCGAGCGACAGTTGCACCTGATTAACTCCCTGCTGGAAGCGCATGCGAACGATGTGCAAGGGGTTGTGCTTCACTGTACCCAGGTGCAGCTCAGCTCACTGCTGCAAACCCTGGTGGCTGATTTAGAACCTCTGTTGGTTCAAAACCAGGCAACTCTGATCAATTCGACTCCTGACGATCTACCGCCAATTGAGGCCGACCCTACTCAGCTTTGGCGAGTGTTTGAGAATTTAATCACTAACGCCTTAAAGCACAATCCGCCGGGTTTGCAAATCAAGCTCAACGCAAGCCTTGAGGACAATTGCATTCGCTGCACAATTGAGGATAGTGGCATTGGTCTTGATCCCCAACAGTGTCAGACTCTATTTGATTTATATGTGCGAGGCTCCCAAGCTCGGCGCTCCCTGGGGCTCGGTTTGGGCCTTTACCTCTGCCGCCAAATTGTGACTGCCCACGGCGGGCAGGTCGGTGCGATCAGTCGTCCTGGGGCTGGGGCCACTTTTTGGCTGACCTTGCCCTTGGCGGCCAGCGTAGAGTGTCAAGGGTAA